One Phycisphaerae bacterium RAS2 DNA window includes the following coding sequences:
- the lptD gene encoding LPS-assembly protein LptD: protein MQRTVLALIAVSAILQFHPSVVSGQATAPPDLAEIQPVIPPGISDFNIEITGRLAYTWDSADGEHVTEVLGDFVAAMGGTKLSSKDAVIWFRNAKWQDKPYIDMEIFLWQDAEVIQPAGTRESGPALLVTLRTFGRLVLNSAAHAAQSDEDGELYKEARKARRLLEVAPPPAAESADSPVSVASKSAALARFAKPKPIKAINFTAQSLSSQVIDGQNVVIAQEDVFVSQGAASQSGEYVELRANSAVLYLKREQVGDAIPGLIGGESRKPARGSAASQPTEGGPPRVSGDTRDQTDAAALEAFVSAVYLEGDVVLARGDRMIRAPRLYYDFDADRALILDAVTRAVEPSRSLPIYVRAQEIRQLSATEYEANKAQFTTSEFHTPHVAIGADRIYLQDKTPRNEVGDVVGVQAGTYKAYHTTMNLEGIPIAYWPFAAGDFSADRQAFRSAKIGYNGDFGWTTETRWSLFNLMGLTAPVGFDATLKLDYFTDRGPAIGIDSDYQNDDYYGLLRTYYINDGGSDEIGPERSGPPDHENRGRATWRHRQFLPKDWELTLEASYISDDNFMEQYERNEWENGKDQETLAYLLKRQDNWQYSTLLNYRINEFLTQTEHMPDNVFSLIGEPLGDIATLYSESRVGLVRYRPDERRYFDGQNRDDNTGRTGTVVRGDTREELQFPMPDLGPMKLTPYLTGRVGGYDDGPSGDDPDNESGSIGRVFGAYGVRGNMLMSKSDDSIESEFFDLHRMRHVIKPDFTVWNAHGNRAPLEMTPFDSGVEDIDDFGGGALGLRQRLQTKRGGPGKWRTVDWIVFDVEAGFFNDAQKNEDTHGDYIMSRPEDSISSNFIATNMQYRISDSTVVVYDGVYDTNRGNMGNSNISLAVEREPRLAYFVGWRYIHDTNNSLVGGGFNYKLSEKHTVGLREFYDVEEGRNYSTELIYIRKWPRWYTAVALDVDKAIDDVGINFSIWPEGSPRMGLGSKRYTGMADSVGIRPR from the coding sequence ATGCAACGGACTGTGCTTGCCCTCATCGCGGTTTCCGCCATTCTTCAATTCCATCCTTCCGTCGTTTCCGGCCAGGCCACGGCGCCGCCCGACCTCGCCGAGATTCAACCGGTCATTCCGCCGGGCATCAGCGATTTCAACATCGAGATCACCGGCCGTCTTGCCTACACATGGGACAGCGCCGACGGCGAGCATGTCACGGAGGTGCTCGGCGATTTCGTCGCGGCGATGGGCGGCACGAAGTTGAGCAGCAAGGACGCCGTCATCTGGTTCCGCAATGCGAAATGGCAGGACAAGCCCTACATCGACATGGAGATATTTCTCTGGCAGGACGCCGAAGTGATCCAGCCGGCCGGCACGCGCGAATCCGGTCCGGCCCTTCTTGTGACGCTGCGCACGTTCGGCCGGCTCGTTCTGAACTCCGCTGCGCATGCGGCGCAGTCTGATGAAGACGGCGAGCTATATAAGGAAGCTCGCAAGGCGCGGCGACTGCTGGAGGTGGCGCCTCCGCCGGCGGCCGAGTCAGCCGATTCACCAGTCAGCGTCGCGTCGAAGTCCGCAGCCCTGGCGCGGTTTGCGAAACCCAAACCGATCAAGGCGATCAACTTCACGGCGCAAAGCCTCTCGTCGCAAGTCATCGATGGGCAGAATGTCGTCATCGCGCAGGAAGATGTCTTCGTGTCGCAGGGCGCGGCGTCGCAAAGCGGCGAGTACGTCGAGCTTCGCGCCAATTCAGCCGTGCTGTACCTCAAGCGCGAGCAGGTCGGCGACGCGATCCCCGGATTGATCGGCGGAGAATCGCGCAAGCCGGCGCGCGGCAGCGCGGCGTCGCAACCGACTGAAGGCGGTCCGCCTCGCGTCAGCGGGGACACGCGCGATCAGACCGACGCCGCGGCGCTAGAGGCGTTTGTGTCGGCGGTGTACCTGGAAGGGGATGTGGTCCTCGCACGGGGGGATCGCATGATTCGCGCGCCGCGGTTGTATTACGATTTCGACGCCGATCGCGCGCTCATCCTCGACGCCGTCACGCGGGCGGTTGAGCCGTCGCGCAGCCTGCCCATTTACGTTCGGGCGCAGGAAATTCGCCAGCTCTCTGCCACGGAGTATGAAGCGAATAAGGCGCAGTTCACGACCAGCGAGTTTCACACCCCGCACGTGGCCATCGGCGCGGACCGCATCTATCTCCAGGACAAGACACCTCGCAACGAAGTCGGCGATGTCGTCGGCGTGCAGGCCGGCACCTACAAGGCTTACCACACGACGATGAACCTCGAAGGAATCCCGATTGCGTATTGGCCCTTCGCCGCGGGCGATTTCTCCGCCGACCGGCAGGCATTCCGCTCCGCGAAGATCGGCTACAACGGCGACTTCGGCTGGACGACTGAAACGCGCTGGTCGCTGTTCAATCTCATGGGACTGACCGCACCGGTCGGCTTCGATGCGACGCTCAAGCTCGACTACTTCACCGATCGCGGGCCCGCCATCGGCATCGACTCCGACTATCAGAACGACGACTACTACGGACTGTTGCGCACGTACTACATCAACGATGGTGGTTCGGACGAAATCGGCCCGGAGCGCAGCGGCCCGCCCGATCACGAGAATCGCGGGCGTGCGACGTGGCGGCATCGCCAGTTCCTGCCCAAGGACTGGGAACTGACGCTCGAAGCGTCGTACATCAGCGACGACAACTTCATGGAACAGTACGAGCGGAACGAATGGGAGAACGGCAAGGATCAGGAGACGCTCGCGTACCTTCTCAAGCGGCAGGACAACTGGCAATACAGCACGCTGCTCAACTATCGCATCAATGAGTTCCTCACGCAGACCGAGCACATGCCGGACAACGTGTTCAGCCTGATCGGCGAGCCGCTGGGCGACATCGCTACGTTGTACAGCGAATCGCGCGTCGGCCTCGTGCGCTATCGACCCGACGAACGCCGCTACTTCGACGGGCAGAATCGCGACGACAACACCGGTCGCACCGGCACGGTTGTCCGCGGCGACACGCGCGAGGAGTTGCAGTTCCCCATGCCCGACCTCGGCCCGATGAAACTCACGCCGTACCTGACCGGCCGCGTCGGCGGTTACGACGACGGCCCCAGCGGCGACGACCCGGACAACGAAAGCGGCAGCATCGGCCGCGTGTTCGGCGCCTATGGCGTGCGCGGCAACATGCTGATGAGCAAGTCGGACGATTCGATTGAGTCGGAGTTCTTCGACCTGCACCGAATGCGCCACGTCATCAAGCCTGATTTCACCGTGTGGAACGCGCACGGAAATCGCGCGCCGCTTGAGATGACGCCGTTTGATTCGGGCGTGGAGGACATCGACGACTTCGGCGGCGGCGCGCTGGGTCTTCGCCAGCGGTTGCAGACCAAGCGCGGCGGGCCGGGCAAGTGGCGCACCGTCGATTGGATCGTGTTCGACGTGGAGGCGGGGTTCTTCAACGATGCCCAGAAGAATGAGGACACGCACGGCGACTACATCATGAGCCGGCCGGAAGACAGCATCTCGTCCAACTTCATCGCCACGAACATGCAGTATCGCATCAGCGATTCAACCGTGGTCGTGTACGACGGCGTCTATGACACGAATCGCGGCAACATGGGCAACTCGAACATCAGCCTTGCCGTCGAGCGCGAGCCGCGCCTGGCGTACTTCGTCGGCTGGCGGTACATCCACGATACGAACAACAGCCTTGTCGGCGGCGGGTTCAATTACAAGCTAAGCGAGAAGCACACCGTCGGCCTCCGCGAGTTTTACGACGTCGAGGAGGGCCGCAACTATTCGACCGAGCTGATCTACATCCGCAAGTGGCCGCGGTGGTACACAGCCGTGGCGCTGGACGTGGACAAGGCGATCGACGACGTGGGGATCAACTTCTCCATCTGGCCCGAAGGTTCGCCGCGGATGGGGCTGGGCTCGAAGCGATACACGGGGATGGCGGACTCGGTGGGGATCAGGCCGAGGTAG
- a CDS encoding Polysaccharide biosynthesis/export protein codes for MANAMRHVVLMTIATIAALGGCSRTDQKIPDAAPTEPSELYQPFVGGTGLPEQLLDRPPYRLQPGDVLEIIYQVKNIVSDKPYELKIEDIVNVEFPYQDQLDQERTVQADGSIRLKLIGQIRAAGRTATELEEQLRQGYARYIREPEVTVAVKAANVKIVELKKAITTAPRGQSRLVPVKPDGTIDLPYIGEVLVAGKTVHQAKKILDQLYVENDLQEVETTVQTLEFAPTRIYVMGEVYGPGMITAHAPMTIAQALIHMGGPSVRADQTKILLVRRQYLPVPQAILFNLAEVLNAKKASPEGLVPNGSKFRHDVYLADGDIIYVPRTGLAEMNDWIDMVFTRGIRSVVPYSGVVGMNFGYEIRSDPTSFKTRQVGPPNIGGQIGP; via the coding sequence ATGGCCAATGCAATGCGACATGTCGTGCTGATGACGATCGCAACGATCGCGGCCCTGGGGGGCTGTTCTCGAACCGATCAGAAGATTCCGGACGCAGCGCCGACCGAGCCGTCGGAGCTGTACCAGCCGTTCGTCGGCGGGACCGGTCTGCCCGAGCAGTTGCTCGATCGGCCGCCCTACCGACTCCAGCCCGGTGACGTGCTGGAAATCATTTACCAGGTCAAGAACATCGTCTCCGACAAGCCCTATGAGCTGAAGATCGAAGACATCGTGAACGTCGAGTTTCCCTACCAGGATCAGCTCGACCAGGAGCGGACGGTCCAGGCCGACGGCTCAATTCGATTGAAGCTGATTGGACAGATTCGGGCGGCCGGCCGGACCGCCACCGAGCTTGAAGAACAATTGCGACAGGGATACGCCCGTTACATCCGCGAGCCGGAGGTGACGGTGGCGGTGAAGGCGGCGAACGTGAAGATCGTCGAATTGAAGAAGGCGATTACCACGGCCCCTCGCGGTCAGTCGCGTTTGGTCCCGGTGAAACCGGACGGCACGATCGACCTGCCGTACATCGGCGAAGTGCTGGTCGCAGGCAAGACAGTGCACCAGGCGAAGAAGATTCTGGATCAGTTGTACGTCGAGAACGATTTGCAGGAAGTCGAGACGACGGTGCAGACGCTTGAGTTCGCGCCGACGCGCATCTACGTGATGGGCGAGGTGTACGGCCCGGGCATGATCACGGCGCACGCGCCGATGACGATCGCGCAGGCGCTCATTCACATGGGCGGTCCGTCGGTTCGCGCGGACCAAACCAAGATTCTCCTCGTGCGTCGGCAATATCTGCCGGTCCCGCAGGCGATTCTGTTCAATCTTGCCGAAGTGCTGAATGCGAAGAAGGCGTCGCCGGAGGGACTGGTGCCAAATGGCAGCAAGTTCCGTCACGACGTTTACCTCGCAGATGGCGATATTATCTATGTGCCGCGCACCGGACTGGCGGAGATGAACGACTGGATCGACATGGTCTTCACGCGCGGCATCCGGTCGGTCGTGCCTTACAGCGGCGTCGTGGGCATGAACTTCGGGTACGAGATCCGCTCCGACCCGACGTCGTTCAAGACGCGGCAGGTCGGTCCGCCGAACATCGGCGGCCAGATCGGCCCGTAA
- the bamD_2 gene encoding Outer membrane protein assembly factor BamD, with amino-acid sequence MVCVVLVLGATGCVELPPHAKTQMVQAEKEFRSGQYDSAKSKLDEVIQAYPSVLETSEAYYLRAQCLANRGNRGAAQSDIERCLALSKNSDLTARAHATAGELAFEAGDAKKSSEHFRQALRNLPERPPYDLARFRYGVCLAQMGEWKNARDQWDAVVRGYPGSSITGQAQRMLAWPGDFFSIQCGAYRDAAAASKQAQKMRSAGHSARTEKRQRDGETLHMVYVGQYLRLNQAQEALGRVRQHAPGAVIVPQ; translated from the coding sequence ATGGTCTGCGTGGTGTTGGTGCTTGGCGCGACCGGTTGCGTTGAACTTCCGCCGCACGCAAAGACGCAAATGGTTCAGGCGGAGAAGGAATTCCGCTCGGGCCAGTACGATTCGGCGAAGTCCAAGCTGGATGAAGTGATTCAGGCGTATCCATCCGTTCTTGAAACGTCCGAGGCCTATTACCTGCGCGCGCAGTGCCTGGCCAATCGCGGCAACCGCGGCGCAGCCCAGTCCGACATCGAACGCTGCCTGGCGCTTTCCAAAAACAGCGACCTGACGGCCCGGGCGCACGCCACCGCTGGCGAGCTGGCGTTTGAAGCGGGTGACGCGAAGAAGTCATCCGAGCACTTCCGGCAGGCGCTTCGCAATCTTCCCGAGCGACCGCCCTACGACCTGGCACGATTCCGGTACGGTGTCTGCCTGGCGCAAATGGGTGAGTGGAAAAACGCGCGCGACCAGTGGGACGCGGTCGTGCGGGGCTATCCCGGCAGTTCGATAACCGGCCAGGCGCAGCGGATGCTGGCGTGGCCCGGCGATTTTTTTTCGATTCAGTGCGGCGCGTATCGCGATGCGGCGGCGGCATCCAAACAAGCGCAAAAAATGCGCTCGGCAGGCCACAGTGCGCGAACCGAGAAGCGACAGCGCGACGGCGAGACGCTGCACATGGTGTACGTCGGACAGTATTTGAGGTTGAACCAGGCGCAGGAAGCGCTGGGGAGAGTCAGGCAACACGCTCCGGGCGCGGTGATCGTGCCACAGTAG
- the cpt gene encoding Carboxypeptidase T precursor, with protein sequence MNRFVAVSRPRGAAPACRILSMLALALALPPGEPFTASAADLSIKPGDQIIRVDVQNAEQLQALLDLDLDIHSHEVGVGPVDVHVSTAEREAIGQLGMKFEVLNPDLMASYAREQADILLGQGLAVPFDSYLNIDNTYQFMTNLAIARPDLVEELPAIGLSIESRPLRVWRITGPDKTDKPGAFFHGLQHCREWITGPMILYIANQLVTNYDGNPAIQSLVNRTDFYLMPVMNPDGYAYTWIDSSTRLWRKNRRLNAGGTFGVDLNRNWAFGWSGPGASSVPSNDTYYGTGPFSEPESAAVSNFILSKPNIRAHMDYHSYSQLIMWAYGANCTTLPQPDYGAYYEMGQDMHRLIREATSLFYEPGPICQTIYQASGASVDWTYATAGRTSMTIELRDTGTNGFTLPANQILPNCQENFPAIMRLTEWATAGVVIVVKDAPPVLRADTPTVVKFKVYESGEGYVPNSAALHYRAGDSGSFTAVPASHVSGVDFTATIPAIPCGQTVEYYFRADGSDGFMAQNPNGFPVSQPEPEVYTARVVNQIVLEDHFQTDLGWTATVVGATAGQWQRAVPTNDLAVAFDPQFDSDGSGMCFVTQNGTGTNTDVDSGSVRLTSPPLDLSGGDVRISYDYFLYLSNVAGGVDRMLVEIDSNNGAGPWTQIALHVTSGGVSWRRHTITQTNLDLLGVTLTSAMRIRFTVNDSNPQSTVEGGLDNVRISVGTCPVPKCPGILGDMSSDSLLNGGDIAGFSAAFITESGFDPCADLAEPFGTLDDADIAAFTALLLGQ encoded by the coding sequence ATGAATCGATTCGTCGCAGTCTCTCGCCCGCGCGGTGCCGCGCCGGCCTGTCGCATTCTCTCAATGTTGGCACTCGCGCTGGCCCTTCCGCCCGGCGAGCCGTTCACAGCTTCGGCGGCGGACCTGTCCATCAAACCGGGCGATCAGATCATCCGCGTTGACGTTCAAAACGCGGAGCAGCTTCAGGCGCTGCTCGACCTCGACCTCGACATTCACTCACACGAGGTCGGCGTCGGCCCGGTCGACGTGCACGTCTCCACGGCGGAGCGCGAAGCCATCGGTCAACTCGGCATGAAGTTTGAAGTGCTCAATCCCGACCTGATGGCGTCCTACGCGCGCGAACAGGCCGACATCCTGCTGGGCCAGGGATTGGCCGTCCCTTTCGACAGTTATCTGAATATCGACAACACGTATCAATTCATGACCAACCTGGCAATCGCCCGGCCCGATCTGGTGGAGGAACTGCCGGCCATCGGCCTGTCCATCGAATCGCGCCCGCTGCGCGTCTGGCGCATCACGGGGCCGGACAAGACCGACAAGCCCGGCGCGTTTTTTCACGGCCTGCAACATTGTCGCGAGTGGATCACAGGCCCGATGATTCTCTACATCGCCAATCAACTCGTCACCAATTACGACGGCAACCCGGCGATTCAATCGCTCGTCAATCGCACGGACTTCTACCTCATGCCCGTGATGAATCCCGACGGCTACGCCTACACCTGGATCGACAGCAGTACGCGGCTATGGCGAAAGAACCGCCGGCTCAACGCGGGCGGAACGTTCGGCGTCGACCTCAACCGAAACTGGGCCTTCGGCTGGAGCGGGCCCGGCGCAAGCAGCGTGCCGAGCAACGACACTTATTACGGCACCGGGCCGTTCAGTGAGCCTGAAAGCGCCGCGGTGAGCAACTTCATTCTCTCAAAGCCCAACATCCGGGCTCACATGGACTATCACTCTTACTCGCAGCTCATCATGTGGGCCTACGGGGCGAATTGCACCACGCTGCCGCAGCCGGACTACGGCGCTTACTACGAAATGGGTCAGGACATGCACCGCCTCATTCGCGAGGCCACGAGCCTGTTCTACGAACCCGGGCCGATCTGCCAGACGATCTACCAGGCCAGCGGCGCTTCGGTGGACTGGACCTATGCGACGGCCGGACGCACGTCGATGACGATTGAATTGCGCGACACCGGCACGAACGGGTTCACCCTTCCGGCTAATCAGATTCTCCCGAACTGTCAGGAGAACTTCCCCGCGATCATGCGGCTGACCGAGTGGGCGACCGCGGGCGTTGTCATTGTCGTCAAGGACGCGCCGCCGGTGCTGCGGGCCGACACGCCGACCGTCGTCAAATTCAAGGTTTACGAAAGCGGTGAAGGATATGTGCCTAACTCGGCAGCCCTCCACTATCGCGCCGGCGATTCCGGATCGTTCACGGCGGTGCCGGCTTCGCATGTTTCCGGCGTGGATTTCACCGCGACGATTCCCGCCATCCCCTGCGGCCAGACAGTCGAGTACTACTTCCGCGCGGATGGCAGCGATGGATTCATGGCGCAGAATCCCAACGGTTTCCCCGTGTCGCAGCCGGAGCCGGAGGTGTACACGGCGCGCGTCGTGAATCAGATCGTGCTGGAGGACCACTTCCAAACGGACCTGGGTTGGACCGCCACCGTGGTCGGTGCGACCGCCGGGCAATGGCAACGCGCCGTCCCGACGAACGACTTGGCCGTGGCGTTTGATCCGCAGTTCGATTCCGACGGGTCGGGCATGTGCTTCGTCACCCAGAACGGCACGGGGACGAATACCGATGTCGACAGTGGGTCCGTGCGGCTCACGTCGCCCCCGCTCGATCTATCCGGCGGCGACGTGCGCATCAGCTACGATTATTTCCTCTACCTGTCGAACGTAGCCGGCGGCGTCGATCGCATGCTCGTCGAAATCGATTCCAACAACGGCGCCGGCCCCTGGACCCAGATCGCCCTGCACGTCACCAGCGGCGGCGTCTCGTGGCGTCGGCACACGATCACGCAGACCAATCTCGATCTCCTCGGCGTCACCCTTACCTCCGCAATGCGAATCCGATTCACGGTCAACGATTCCAACCCGCAAAGCACCGTCGAGGGCGGGCTGGACAACGTGCGGATCAGCGTCGGAACCTGCCCCGTCCCCAAGTGCCCGGGAATCCTCGGCGACATGAGCAGCGACTCGCTCCTCAATGGTGGCGACATCGCCGGCTTCTCCGCCGCCTTCATCACCGAGTCGGGATTCGACCCCTGTGCCGACCTGGCCGAGCCGTTCGGCACGCTCGACGACGCAGACATCGCGGCGTTTACCGCCTTGCTGCTGGGGCAATGA
- the azoB gene encoding NAD(P)H azoreductase — protein MSEKTEALDAVPNVADPAAGASAAPATVEGKFLTRVLVTGATGFVGRAVLRELVARGHKAVCLVRDRDRLAAQTRELPSDRYEVVHGDLFDGGALADAAHGAEACVHLVGIIQENRLRGQTFERVHLEGTQAVIDACKAAGVRRYVHMSALGTRPGAPSAYHRTKWAAEVCVRESGLDWTIFRPSIIHGPDGEFMRMMRMFVCDLTVNAMGFLPTPFPVIPYFGDGQRRLQPVSVKDVASCFVAALSKPETIGKAYELGGAEAVSWKELYRICRDTIPGAKPWKPMVGQPVWAAMLMAKTVMKLPLLPAMLRFNEGQVQMSQEDSVCDTRPVEETFGIRLRDFRRELATYAAMIE, from the coding sequence ATGAGTGAAAAAACCGAGGCATTGGACGCGGTTCCCAATGTGGCCGACCCCGCTGCGGGGGCTTCGGCCGCCCCAGCGACGGTTGAAGGCAAGTTTCTTACGCGGGTGCTTGTGACCGGCGCGACCGGATTCGTCGGGCGGGCCGTGCTGCGCGAGTTGGTGGCGCGGGGGCACAAAGCAGTGTGCCTTGTTCGTGACCGTGACCGCCTCGCGGCGCAGACGCGCGAGTTGCCCTCGGATCGTTACGAAGTCGTCCATGGCGATCTGTTTGACGGCGGCGCGCTGGCAGATGCGGCGCATGGTGCCGAGGCCTGCGTGCACCTCGTCGGCATCATTCAGGAAAATCGGCTGCGGGGTCAGACGTTTGAGCGGGTCCACCTCGAAGGCACGCAGGCCGTTATCGATGCGTGCAAGGCGGCCGGCGTGCGCCGCTACGTGCACATGTCTGCACTGGGGACTCGGCCGGGAGCGCCGAGCGCGTACCACCGCACCAAATGGGCGGCGGAAGTGTGTGTCCGCGAGAGCGGGCTTGATTGGACCATCTTCCGCCCGAGCATCATCCACGGACCGGACGGCGAGTTCATGCGGATGATGCGCATGTTTGTGTGCGATCTGACGGTGAATGCGATGGGGTTCCTGCCGACGCCGTTTCCGGTGATCCCGTATTTCGGTGACGGCCAACGGCGATTGCAGCCCGTGAGTGTCAAAGATGTGGCATCCTGTTTCGTGGCGGCGCTGTCGAAGCCCGAGACGATTGGGAAAGCTTACGAGCTGGGCGGTGCCGAGGCGGTGAGCTGGAAAGAGCTTTATCGCATTTGCCGCGACACAATCCCCGGCGCGAAGCCGTGGAAGCCGATGGTGGGTCAGCCGGTCTGGGCGGCGATGTTGATGGCGAAGACAGTCATGAAGCTCCCGCTGTTGCCGGCGATGCTGCGATTCAACGAGGGGCAGGTGCAGATGTCGCAGGAAGATTCGGTCTGTGACACGCGGCCGGTTGAGGAGACTTTCGGCATCCGCCTGCGCGATTTTCGGCGCGAGCTGGCTACCTACGCTGCAATGATTGAGTGA
- the sdhC gene encoding Succinate dehydrogenase cytochrome b558 subunit: protein MATAETTTVSLEEKHHFLLRKLHSLSGIVPIGVFLIEHLLTNSMAFLGRERFNKDVEWIHHLPYLFFLEVFGIFLPLAFHAGYGVKIALTAEPNVKSYPYLPNRRYTLQRITGYIALVFIIVHLLKFRFAHLIGWGPEFIGNTDPFEVTRRGLMEWTPWGMHVPWQMTFAMYVVGLWAACYHFANGIWSFCVSWGITVGEKAQQRVGAGAALVGIVLFIWGALSLYAFRNAGPPEKAPTPPNAVAQVESTTQK from the coding sequence TTGGCCACCGCCGAGACTACGACCGTTTCACTCGAAGAAAAGCACCACTTTCTGCTCCGCAAGTTGCACTCGCTGTCGGGCATCGTGCCGATCGGCGTGTTCCTGATTGAGCATCTGTTGACGAACTCGATGGCCTTCCTCGGGCGCGAGCGATTCAACAAGGATGTCGAGTGGATACATCATCTCCCGTACTTGTTCTTCCTCGAAGTCTTCGGCATCTTTCTCCCCCTGGCGTTTCACGCGGGCTACGGCGTGAAGATCGCGCTGACGGCCGAGCCAAACGTGAAGTCGTATCCTTACCTTCCTAATCGTCGTTACACGTTGCAGCGCATCACAGGCTACATCGCGCTCGTGTTCATCATCGTTCACCTGCTCAAGTTCCGCTTCGCGCACCTGATCGGCTGGGGGCCGGAGTTCATCGGCAACACCGATCCGTTCGAGGTGACGCGCCGCGGCCTCATGGAATGGACGCCCTGGGGCATGCATGTGCCGTGGCAGATGACGTTCGCGATGTACGTCGTGGGGCTTTGGGCCGCGTGTTATCACTTTGCCAATGGCATCTGGAGTTTCTGTGTCAGTTGGGGCATCACGGTGGGTGAAAAGGCCCAGCAGCGCGTCGGTGCGGGGGCGGCGCTGGTCGGCATCGTGCTGTTCATCTGGGGCGCGTTAAGCCTGTACGCATTCCGAAACGCCGGCCCGCCGGAAAAGGCTCCGACTCCGCCCAACGCCGTGGCGCAGGTCGAGTCAACCACCCAGAAATAG
- the gpmI gene encoding 2,3-bisphosphoglycerate-independent phosphoglycerate mutase → MAILIKRPLLLIVRDGWGHNPYPEWDHANAVKLAKTPVDDRLRATYPWTQIRTSGEDVGLPAGVMGNSEVGHQNIGAGRIVDQEQMRITRTIRDGSFFSNAALCAAAAHAKSSGGALHILGLCSDAGVHSALDHLYALLELARRQGLAGDAVQVHAFGDGRDTPPQSGVGFVRAVEAKMREVGVGRVATVIGRYYAMDRDNRWDRVEKAYRLLTAGVGVKVASAEEAFTRYYANPTEPNRAGDEFIEPTVVGESRPIRSGDAVVFFNFRGDRPREITKAFVFDAFPYEQAEKDGTRKRQGFDRGPKIATLHYCTMCEYETGLPVKVAFTRPAKMANILGAYASSLGLKQFRCAETEKFPHVTFFFNDYREPPFDGEDRQIIPSPRDVTTYDQKPEMSAFGVTEEMLRRIATDAYDLYILNFANGDMVGHTGNLQAAIRAVEVVDECVGCVVDAVLAKGGAAIVTADHGNCEQMIDPATGGPHTAHTTYDVDLIVVDDRYRGAYDLSTGGPKSSGSKPGGGITLRSGGRLADIAPTLLALGGVDRPVEMCGRSLLG, encoded by the coding sequence ATGGCGATACTCATCAAGCGGCCGCTTCTCCTCATCGTCCGCGACGGGTGGGGGCACAATCCATATCCTGAGTGGGATCACGCCAACGCGGTGAAGCTGGCGAAGACGCCGGTCGATGATCGCCTGCGCGCGACGTACCCGTGGACGCAGATCCGCACGAGTGGGGAAGATGTCGGCCTGCCCGCAGGGGTCATGGGCAACAGCGAGGTGGGGCATCAGAACATCGGCGCGGGGCGGATTGTCGATCAGGAGCAGATGCGCATCACGCGGACGATCCGCGATGGGTCGTTCTTCAGCAACGCGGCGCTTTGCGCGGCGGCGGCGCATGCGAAATCCAGCGGCGGCGCGCTGCACATCCTGGGGCTATGCAGCGATGCAGGCGTGCATTCGGCGCTGGATCATTTGTATGCATTGCTGGAATTGGCCAGGCGGCAGGGGCTGGCCGGCGACGCCGTACAGGTGCACGCCTTCGGCGATGGGCGCGATACGCCGCCGCAGTCCGGCGTCGGCTTTGTCCGTGCGGTCGAGGCGAAGATGCGCGAGGTCGGTGTGGGCCGCGTGGCGACCGTGATCGGCCGCTACTACGCGATGGATCGCGACAATCGCTGGGATCGCGTGGAGAAGGCGTATCGCCTGCTCACGGCGGGCGTGGGGGTGAAGGTCGCGTCGGCCGAGGAGGCGTTCACGCGCTACTATGCCAACCCAACCGAGCCAAATCGCGCGGGCGACGAGTTCATCGAGCCGACCGTCGTGGGCGAGTCGCGGCCGATTCGCAGCGGCGATGCGGTCGTGTTCTTCAACTTTCGAGGCGACCGCCCGCGCGAAATCACCAAGGCGTTTGTCTTTGATGCGTTCCCCTACGAGCAGGCCGAGAAAGACGGCACGCGCAAGCGGCAAGGCTTTGATCGCGGGCCGAAGATCGCGACTTTGCATTACTGTACGATGTGCGAATACGAAACGGGCCTGCCGGTGAAAGTCGCGTTCACGCGGCCGGCGAAGATGGCGAACATCCTCGGAGCGTACGCTTCATCGCTGGGGTTGAAGCAGTTCCGCTGCGCCGAGACGGAGAAGTTTCCGCATGTGACGTTTTTTTTCAATGACTATCGCGAGCCGCCGTTCGACGGCGAGGACAGGCAGATCATCCCCAGCCCGCGCGACGTGACGACGTATGATCAGAAGCCGGAGATGAGCGCGTTCGGCGTCACCGAGGAAATGCTCCGGCGCATCGCAACTGACGCGTATGATCTGTACATCCTCAACTTTGCCAACGGTGACATGGTCGGCCACACGGGCAACTTGCAGGCGGCGATTCGCGCGGTGGAAGTCGTCGATGAGTGCGTCGGCTGCGTGGTGGATGCCGTGCTGGCGAAGGGCGGCGCTGCCATCGTGACGGCCGATCACGGCAACTGCGAGCAGATGATCGACCCGGCAACGGGCGGCCCGCACACGGCGCACACAACGTATGACGTGGATTTGATCGTCGTTGATGATCGCTACCGCGGTGCGTATGACCTTTCGACCGGCGGGCCGAAGAGCAGCGGGAGCAAGCCTGGCGGTGGCATCACGCTTCGCTCCGGTGGTCGCCTCGCCGACATCGCGCCGACGCTGCTGGCGCTGGGGGGTGTGGACAGACCGGTGGAGATGTGTGGAAGATCGTTACTCGGTTAG